The window CGACCTGACCCTGGACACCACGGGGGAGCCGTTCACCGGCCGGGTCGCGCAGTGGCCCTTCCTCACCGCGGTGGAGGTCTCCGGGGGGCCGGGCGCGATCGCCGCCTTCGGCGACTCCATCACCGACGGGATCCGCTCCACCCCCGACGCCCACGCCCGCTGGCCCGACGTGCTCAGCGCCCGCCTGTCCGAGCGGCCGGGGCTGCCCAACCCGGGCGTGCTCAACCTCGGCGTGGCCGGGAACCACGTGATCCGGGACGGCTACCCGGGTGAGGGCGTCTCCACCAACCCCACCGGGGTGGCGCTGACCCACCGGGTGCACCGGGACGTGCTGGCCCAGAGCGGGGTGAACACCCTGGTCGTCTTCGCCGGGATCAACGACCTGCGCTGGAGCACCCCGCCCGAGTCGGTGATCGCCGGGATCGAGGAGATCGCGGGGCTGGCCCGCGAGAACGGCATGCGGGTGTTCGTGGCCACGCTCGGCCCCTGCGGGGGCGAGGCGCGCTGCACCGAGGAGGTCGACCGGGCCCGCCAGCAGGTCAACGACCACCTGCGGGCGCGGGCGAACGATCCCCTGTCGCCCTTCGACGGCGTGTGGGACTTCGACGCGGTTCTGCGCGACCCGCAGGAACCCAGCCGCATGCTGCCCGCCTACGACTCGGGCGACCACCTCCACCCGGGGGACGCCGGACTGCGCGCGCTGGCCGAGTCCGTGGACCTCTACCAGCTCGTCGGCGGCTAGCGCCGGCCGCGGGAGCGCGTGGCCCGCCCAGGCCGTCCGGTCAGCGCGGGCACCCCAGGTGGTGGTGGATCACGAGGTCGACGTAGACGGCGCCGAGGTCGTCCAGGCTCAGCCCGGCCCCGGGGTCGTACCAGTGCAGCAGGGAGTCGAAGGTCTCCAGCACGTCGTCGGCGACCCGCCCCGGCTCGCGCACCCCGAAGTCCCCGCGGGTCACGCCGTCCAGGATGATGCCGCGCACGTGCTCGCGGTACGCCCGGGTCAGGGAGGTGATCTCGCGGTGGCGGGCCGGGTGGATGGCGCGCAGCACCGGCAGCAGCTCGTGCCCCAGCGCGGTCGCCGCGCGGTGCCGCCAGCCGGTCTCCACGTGCCGCCTGACCAGCGTCGACATGCGTTCTGTCGCGGGTCGGTCCGGCCGGTCCGCGGCCAGCTGCCCGTGCACCCGCTCCCGGGTGGAGCGCAGCACCACGGCGTAGGCCAGGTCCAACCGGGTGGGGAAGGCGCGTCTGAGCGCGGCGGGGGCGGTCCCGGTCTCGGCCGAGATCCGGGAGGTCAGTTCGGACATCGCCAGGCCTTGTGAGCCGTGCTGGGCGAACAGGTGCGCCGCGCAGTCCAGGACGGGGGCCGTGGTGCGGAGCGCGTGAGGGGATGTGTCGGCCGTCATGTGGTGTCTCATCGCTCGGAGTACGCCCCCGGAGAGGGGGAGGGCGTGCGGTCTTCGGCGGATCGGTTCCGCGACCCCCGCTCTCAGACCGGACCGGCGGCCGGTGCCCGCCGCTCACGGCTGCTGGTCAGCGACACCAGGTCCTCGATCCGCTCGGTGGCGAGCGCGTCCACGCCCATGCCCACCACGCGCGCCATCTCGGGGAAGTCGTTCACCGTCCACGCCGTGACGAGGTGGCCGCGCAGGTGTGTCTCCGAGACCAGGTCCCGGGTCAGCAGCGTGTAGTGCATGCCGAGGAAGGTCGGACGCAGGGTCCGCACCACGTCCTCGGGCGGCGGCCCCGGCTTGTCCCAGGCCAGCATCAGCCGGGCCTCGGAGCTGCGGCCCCGCAGGGCGTCGAGGGTCTCGGTGGAACCGGTGAAGAGCACCTGGTCGCCGAACCCGCGCGCCCGCAGCAGGCTGTCCGCCGCCAGCGCCGCCTCGGGCGTGCCGGCGTCCACGAGCAGGGGAGGGGGAGCGTCGCCGGTGTACTCGGCGAGCACCTCCATCAGGGTGGGCACGCGGTGCTCCACGTCGTCGCGGGCGGCGGCGATCTCGGCCAGGGTCAGCTCCCCCACGGGGCGGGGCGGGGAACCGGGAAGGGCCATGAGTCGTTCGTCCACCAGGACGGGATAGCCGTCGGAGGTGAGGTGGACGTCGATCTTGACCAGGTCGGCCCCGGCACGCGAGGCTGAACGCAGGGCCGGGAGGGTGTTTCCCGGGAAGCGTGCGGTGTCTCCGCGCAGTGCGATGGACAACGTCATGTGGTCAAGGGTGGCAAAGACTTCCGCTTTACGTGGTGCAAACAGGAAAAACGCCCGCCGGGGGCGGGCGCGGACGGGCGTGCGGCGCCCCGCGCGGCCCGGTGCCGCCGTTACGTGGCGTCGCGATTGCGAGCGGACTCACGTCGTCGGGGACGCCGACGGGGTGCGGCGAGCTGGGAAACTTTGTTACACGGCGTCGTGACCGCACGGTGCCCCATGACCGTCCCTGGAGTGTGAGGCGAACGATGATTCCGGACCAGAGACGAGAGCACATCCTCAAGCTCCTTCAGGAGCGCCACGTGCTGAGCATCAACGAGCTCACGTCGATGCTGTCCGTGTCCCACATGACGGTCCGGCGTGACATCCAGGCGCTGGAGAACGACGGCAAGGTGCTGTCGGTCACCGGGGGGGTGCGGCTCGCGGCGCGGCTCAAGAGCGAGCCCTCCTACCTGGCCAAGGCCCAGCTGGAGGTACCCGCCAAGCGGGCCATAGCGCGCGCGGCGGCCGACCTGGTCCGGGAGAACTTCACCATCTACCTGGACGCGGGCACGACCACGCTGCAGATGGTCCCCCTGCTCACCGACAAGGTCGGCCTGACCGTCATCACCAGCGACTTCAACGTCGTGGGCCACCTGATGGAGTACCCGGGGATCGAGCTGATCCACACCGGCGGGGTGGTCTCGCACTCCGACCACTCCTCGGTCGGGCGCTTCACCGCCGACTTCCTGCGCCAGGTGAACGTCGACCTGGCCTTCATCGCCAGCAGCTCCTGGGACGCCGAGCGCGGCTCGACCACGCCCTCCGAGGCCAAGGTGGTCGCCAAGCAGGCGCTGCTGCGGATCGCCTCCAAGAGCGTGCTCACGGTCGACAGCACCAAGTACGGCAAGTTCGGCACCTTCAGGGTGGCCAGCCTGGAGGAGTTCGACCTGATCATCACCGACGACCGGCTCCCGCGCTCGGCCGTGGACGACCTCGCCGAGCGCGACGTGCGCCTGAAGCTGGTCGAGGTGGAGTAGAGGGGGCGCCCACCGGGCGCCCGGCGGCTCGGGGCCGCCCGAGTCCGCCGTTCATCGCCTGGTCGGCGGCGTGCACGGCCGAGGCCCCGGCTACGGCTCCACGCGGCTCAGTCCTCGTCGGCGTCGAGCTCCGCGTGGGCGAACAGGGCCAGTTCGGTGCCGTCCGGGTCGTAGAAGAGCAGGGTGGAGCCCTCCTCGCCGTGCATCACCGGGGAGTGCTCCACGTCCATCTCCGCGAAGCGCTCCTCCCAGGCCTCCAGTTCGCCCAGGTTCTCCACGCCCAGGGTGAGCCGGTCCAGGCCGCAGTGCCTGCGGTCGAACCTGCCCTTGAAGTTGTCGCGATGCTGGATGAGCGCCAGCAGCAGCCCGGAGGCCGGGTGCTGGCACTCGGTGCGCCGTGTGCCCTCGTGGTCGCTCTTGCCGAGGACCCGGAAACCCAGGACCGTGCGGTAGAAGCGCACACTCTCGTCGCGGTCGCGGACCGACAGGGTGACGAGGGCGAGCCCGTTGAGCTGGGGCACGGGCACCTCTCTGCGGCGGGGGCCGATGGTGGCCAGTAGATCGAGCACGATCATCGAGCCTAGGTCGGAGTCAGAATGATGGGTTCCTCTTTAACGCGGGTTTAACGCCTGATGTTCCCCGAATCACCCCGACACGCTCCCTGACCTCCCCGGTCACCCCTCTCCGACGCCCGGAGCGGAACGTGTCACCGTCGCCGGAGAGGACGGTTCGCCGCGCACGTACCAGCGGGCGCGCATCACCAGGACGGTCACCGCGAAGGAGACCAGGCCGCCCAGCGTGGCCAGCACGAACGCCCCCTGGTGGCCGTGCGCGTCGGCGAGGACGCCCGCGACCGACGACCCCAGCGCCTGGCCCAGGATCAGGCAGCTCAGGATGACGGCCATCGACTGCGACAGGCGGCTGGCCGGGGCGGCCCTCTCGATCAGCCCGAACAGGCTCACGATGTGCGGGCCGATGGCGGCGCCCAGGACGAAGATGGCCACCGCCAGGGCGGCCGCGCCGTGGGCCGCGTACAGCGGCAGGGTGAGCAGGAACAGCGCGCCCGCCGCGATCCGGGCCCGCGCCGTGAGCGGGAAGCCCACGGGGACGGAGGCCATCAGCAGGCCCGCGACGGCGCTGCTGGTGCCCATCACCGCGTACATCAGCCCGGACAGGTCCCCGTGCCCGGAGGCGGCGGAGAAGGCGGTCACGCCGGTGGACATGCCGCCGAAGAACAGGCCCTGGCAGAACATGGGGACGGCCAGCACCAGCAGCGCGGGCGTGGCGATGCGGCCCCCGGCGCCGCGCACCGGCGGGGTTCCGGGCGGCGCGGTGGGGTGCAGGGCGAACACGGTCCCGAACACGCCGATGAGCACGGCCGCGCCCAGCACGCTCGCCGCCGGGGAGAGCGTCACGGTGAGCAGGCCCACCAGGGCGGGGCCCAGGACGAACGCGGCCTCGTCCAGCACGCCCTCGACCGACATCGCCGCGGACACCGACCGCTCGCGCTCCTCGCCCCGGTGCGGCCCCCGACGGATGAGCACCACCCAGCGCGTACGCGCCATGGGGCCGATCTGGGGCATGCACAGACCCGCCGCGGCGGCGAGCACGGCCAGGACCGGGGCGGAGGCCTCCGCCAGGACGGCGGTCACGAGCACGGTGATGAGCACGGCGTCCACGAGCGAGGTGACCAGCACCGGTACGCGCTGCCCGCGCCGGTCGGCGAAGCGGGCGATGACGGGCCCGCCCACGGTCTCCCCGAGCGCGAAGGCGCCGGTCACCGCACCGGCGGCGGCCACGCTCCCGGTCGTGGTGGTGACCAGGGTGAGCAGGCCGATCAGGGACATGGAGATGGGCAGGCGGGCGAGGAAGGTGCTCAGGAGCAGCGGCCACCCGGCGATGTGGTGCATGCGTCGCAGCGTGTCCAAAGGTGACATCCGGCCCCTGTCCGCGGTCGTGGTCGCCCACCCCGGCTCCCGGCACGGCCGTATGGCTCGGGCCGTCGCGGAAGGGCCAAAATTCATCCCATGATATGGCCGTCGTCGGCGGGCGGGGCCTTCCGGCGCCCGGGTGGGGGCTTTCGGGGCCCCGGCGGATCCCCCGGTACCCGTGCGGGGACCTCCGTGGCCCCGGCGGGCCCCGCGGTGCTCCCACCGGGCGCGCCGAGCGGGGGCGCGCCTGTCGGAGGGGGTGGCCCCACCCTGACTTTCGACGGTGCCGCCGACCCGCCCCCGGTGTGTAGGTTCACCGGCATGGACCTCTCCGTACCGCGCGCGGGCCTCCGGCGTGCGCTGACCCCGCTCGGGGGGTGGCCCACCCGGGGCGCCGTCTGGCGCGACGTGCTGTTCGGGGCCGCGATCGCCGTCCTGTGCCTGGGGGAGATGCTCATCCGCTGGCGCGCCGGTGAGACGTCGGCCGCCGAGGCGCTCACCACCGCGTCCGCCGCGGTGGCGCTGACCGCGCTGACCGTGGTGCTCTGCCGCCTCTACCCGCTGCTCGCCCTGACCGTGGCGCTGCTCGGCTCGTTCTGGGTGTACGGCTTCGGCGTCCTGCTGCTGTGCGTCGCCTACCTGGTGGGCCGCCGCCTCCCCACGGTGTGGTCGGCGCTGGCGCTCTTCACGTCCGTGACCGTCCTGTGGACGGCGGTCGGAGCGCTGCTGTGGCCCGAGGCGCCCGCGGCGTGGCCCGCCACCGTGAGCACCGTCGTGTTCACCCTCGTGCTCCCCTGGCTGGTGGGCGTCTACCGGCGCCAGCACGTGGCCCTGGCCGAGGCCGGATGGGAGCACGCCCGCCAGCTCCAGCGCGAGCACCGCCTCACCGTCGACGAGGCCAGGCTCCGCGAGCGCTCCCGCATCGCCCAGGACATGCACGACTCCCTAGGCCACGAGCTCAGCCTCATCGCCCTGCGCGCCGGGGCCCTGGAGGTCAGCCCCGACCTGGACCAGGAGCACCGCCGCTCCGCGTCCGAGCTGCGGATCACCGCGGTCGAGGCCACCCGCAGCCTGCGGGAGATCATCGGCGTGCTGCGCGCCGACACCGAACCCGCGCCCATGTCCCCCGCGGGCGAGGGCGTTCCCGCGCTGGTCGAGCGCGTCCGCGACTCCGGCATGCGGGTCGTGCTGGTGCGCGACGGGGACACCGGCGGCCTGCCGCCGATGGTGGACCGCGCGGTCCACCGGGTCGTCCAGGAATCCCTCACCAACGCCGCCAAGTACGCCCCCGGCGCCGACGTGACCGTGTGGCTGACCGCGAGCGGGGAGCGGGTGGAGGCCAGGGTCACCAACTCCGCGCCCCCCGAGCCGTGCCCCGACACCGGTCCGGGCGGCAGGCGCGGACTCATCGGGCTGCGCGAGCGCGTCCGCCTGACCGGGGGCTCCTTCGCCGCCGGGCCGAACGGCGACGGCGGCTGGGAGGTCTGCGCGATCATGCCGCTGGACGGCACCGCCGGGGCGGGGCCCGACGAGGACGGGGAGGCGGCCCAGATCGACCAGCTCCAGCTCGCCGCCCACCGCCGGGTGCGCGGCTGGACGATGGCCCTGGCCCTGGTACCGGTCACCGCCGCCGTGGCGCTCGTGCTCGGGCTGGGCTGGATCGGCGTCACGAACATGGAGAGCAGCACCCTGACCCCCGAGGAGTTCGCCGACCTGACCGTCGGCGACCCCCAGACCGAGGTCGAGGAGGCCCTGCCGCCGAACTCGGTGTACATGGACGCGAGCGTCCTGGCGCAGGACGCCGTCCCCCCGGGCGCCACATGCAGCTACTACCGCAGCAACGGCGTGTTCCTCGGCGAGGAGACGGTCTTCTACCAGCTGTGCTTCTCCGAGGGGCGCCTGCTGACCAAGGGCGAGGCGCCGCTACGGTGACCACGCGAACCCGCTGCGGACACAGGGAAGAGGGACACACGTGATCAGGGTGCTGCTCGCCGACGACGAGGCGATGATCCGCGCCGGGGTGCGGGCGATCCTGCGCAGCGACCCGGAGATCGACGTGGTGGCCGAGGCCGCCGACGGCCGCGAGGCCGTGGACCTGGTGCTCTCCCACCGCCCCGACGTGGCGCTGCTGGACATCCGGATGCCCCGGATGGACGGCCTCGCCGCCACGGCGGAGATCCGCAGGGTCGCGCCCGGGACCGCCGTGGTCATCCTCACCACCTTCGGGGAGGACAGCTACATCTCCCAGGCGCTCGGCGGCGGCGCCAGCGGCTTCCTGCTCAAGGCGGGCGACCCGCGCGAGCTGATCGCCGGGGTGCACGCGGTCGCCGACGGAGGCGCCTACCTGTCCCCCCAGGTGGCGCGCCAGGTCATCGCCCGGTTCGGCGGGCCCCGGGCCGCCCGGGAAGCGGCGGCCGTCGCCCGGGTCGAGGAGCTCACCCAGCGCGAGCGCGAGGTGCTGGCCCTGGTGGGGGCGGGCCTGTCCAACGCCGACATCGCCGACCGGCTGTTCCTCGTGGAGGGCACCGTCAAGAGCTACGTCAGCGCCATCCTCAACCGGCTGGAGATGCGCAACAGGGTCCAGGCGGCCATCCTCGCCCACGAGGCCGGACTCGTGGACACCTCCGCCACCTGACCCGGTGCCGGGCGGACCGGCCGCGATGGGGGAGACTGGGGAGCATGGACGACGCGTGGCTGGAAGCCGCCTGGCGCGGCCTCGCCGGGGACGGACCCGAGGCGGTGGCGGTCGGCGCCGAACTCCTGGGCCGCTGGAACGAGCCGCACCGCCGCTACCACACGCCCGCCCACCTGGAGGCCGTGCTGCGCGCGGTCGACCTGCTGCTCCGCGAGGAGAGGGTGCGCGACGCCGACCTGGTGCGCTACGCGGTCTGGTTCCACGACGCCGTCTACGAGGGGGTCCCGGGCCGCGACGAGCGCGAGAGCGCGGGGCTCGCCGAGCGGCTGCTGCCCCTGACGGGGATGGGGACCGCGCGGGTCCGCGAGGTCGTGCGCCTGGTCGGGGTGACCGCGACGCACCGGCCGAGCAGGTGGGACGCCGACGGCGCGGTGCTCTGCGACGCCGACCTGTCGGTGCTGGCCGCCCCGGCCGACGAGTACCTGGCCTACGCCACGGCGGTGCGCGCCGAGTACCGGCACGTTCCCGACGGGGACTTCCGCGCGGGCCGGACCGCGGTGCTGCGGTCGCTGCTGGAGGCGCCGCACCTGTTCCACACCCCGGCCGGGCGGTCGCGCTGGGAGGCGCGGGCCCGGG is drawn from Nocardiopsis dassonvillei subsp. dassonvillei DSM 43111 and contains these coding sequences:
- a CDS encoding TetR/AcrR family transcriptional regulator — its product is MTADTSPHALRTTAPVLDCAAHLFAQHGSQGLAMSELTSRISAETGTAPAALRRAFPTRLDLAYAVVLRSTRERVHGQLAADRPDRPATERMSTLVRRHVETGWRHRAATALGHELLPVLRAIHPARHREITSLTRAYREHVRGIILDGVTRGDFGVREPGRVADDVLETFDSLLHWYDPGAGLSLDDLGAVYVDLVIHHHLGCPR
- a CDS encoding glycerophosphodiester phosphodiesterase, with the protein product MTLSIALRGDTARFPGNTLPALRSASRAGADLVKIDVHLTSDGYPVLVDERLMALPGSPPRPVGELTLAEIAAARDDVEHRVPTLMEVLAEYTGDAPPPLLVDAGTPEAALAADSLLRARGFGDQVLFTGSTETLDALRGRSSEARLMLAWDKPGPPPEDVVRTLRPTFLGMHYTLLTRDLVSETHLRGHLVTAWTVNDFPEMARVVGMGVDALATERIEDLVSLTSSRERRAPAAGPV
- a CDS encoding DeoR/GlpR family DNA-binding transcription regulator, which gives rise to MIPDQRREHILKLLQERHVLSINELTSMLSVSHMTVRRDIQALENDGKVLSVTGGVRLAARLKSEPSYLAKAQLEVPAKRAIARAAADLVRENFTIYLDAGTTTLQMVPLLTDKVGLTVITSDFNVVGHLMEYPGIELIHTGGVVSHSDHSSVGRFTADFLRQVNVDLAFIASSSWDAERGSTTPSEAKVVAKQALLRIASKSVLTVDSTKYGKFGTFRVASLEEFDLIITDDRLPRSAVDDLAERDVRLKLVEVE
- a CDS encoding VOC family protein, which codes for MIVLDLLATIGPRRREVPVPQLNGLALVTLSVRDRDESVRFYRTVLGFRVLGKSDHEGTRRTECQHPASGLLLALIQHRDNFKGRFDRRHCGLDRLTLGVENLGELEAWEERFAEMDVEHSPVMHGEEGSTLLFYDPDGTELALFAHAELDADED
- a CDS encoding MFS transporter, which produces MSPLDTLRRMHHIAGWPLLLSTFLARLPISMSLIGLLTLVTTTTGSVAAAGAVTGAFALGETVGGPVIARFADRRGQRVPVLVTSLVDAVLITVLVTAVLAEASAPVLAVLAAAAGLCMPQIGPMARTRWVVLIRRGPHRGEERERSVSAAMSVEGVLDEAAFVLGPALVGLLTVTLSPAASVLGAAVLIGVFGTVFALHPTAPPGTPPVRGAGGRIATPALLVLAVPMFCQGLFFGGMSTGVTAFSAASGHGDLSGLMYAVMGTSSAVAGLLMASVPVGFPLTARARIAAGALFLLTLPLYAAHGAAALAVAIFVLGAAIGPHIVSLFGLIERAAPASRLSQSMAVILSCLILGQALGSSVAGVLADAHGHQGAFVLATLGGLVSFAVTVLVMRARWYVRGEPSSPATVTRSAPGVGEG
- a CDS encoding sensor histidine kinase, with protein sequence MDLSVPRAGLRRALTPLGGWPTRGAVWRDVLFGAAIAVLCLGEMLIRWRAGETSAAEALTTASAAVALTALTVVLCRLYPLLALTVALLGSFWVYGFGVLLLCVAYLVGRRLPTVWSALALFTSVTVLWTAVGALLWPEAPAAWPATVSTVVFTLVLPWLVGVYRRQHVALAEAGWEHARQLQREHRLTVDEARLRERSRIAQDMHDSLGHELSLIALRAGALEVSPDLDQEHRRSASELRITAVEATRSLREIIGVLRADTEPAPMSPAGEGVPALVERVRDSGMRVVLVRDGDTGGLPPMVDRAVHRVVQESLTNAAKYAPGADVTVWLTASGERVEARVTNSAPPEPCPDTGPGGRRGLIGLRERVRLTGGSFAAGPNGDGGWEVCAIMPLDGTAGAGPDEDGEAAQIDQLQLAAHRRVRGWTMALALVPVTAAVALVLGLGWIGVTNMESSTLTPEEFADLTVGDPQTEVEEALPPNSVYMDASVLAQDAVPPGATCSYYRSNGVFLGEETVFYQLCFSEGRLLTKGEAPLR
- a CDS encoding response regulator transcription factor; the encoded protein is MIRVLLADDEAMIRAGVRAILRSDPEIDVVAEAADGREAVDLVLSHRPDVALLDIRMPRMDGLAATAEIRRVAPGTAVVILTTFGEDSYISQALGGGASGFLLKAGDPRELIAGVHAVADGGAYLSPQVARQVIARFGGPRAAREAAAVARVEELTQREREVLALVGAGLSNADIADRLFLVEGTVKSYVSAILNRLEMRNRVQAAILAHEAGLVDTSAT
- a CDS encoding HD domain-containing protein — its product is MDDAWLEAAWRGLAGDGPEAVAVGAELLGRWNEPHRRYHTPAHLEAVLRAVDLLLREERVRDADLVRYAVWFHDAVYEGVPGRDERESAGLAERLLPLTGMGTARVREVVRLVGVTATHRPSRWDADGAVLCDADLSVLAAPADEYLAYATAVRAEYRHVPDGDFRAGRTAVLRSLLEAPHLFHTPAGRSRWEARARVNALAELDRLNAPPPVEPPPP